The following coding sequences lie in one Salmo salar chromosome ssa13, Ssal_v3.1, whole genome shotgun sequence genomic window:
- the LOC106566745 gene encoding interferon regulatory factor 4 — MEEPVKKMRLREWLIAQIDSGKYAGLTWENEDKTMFRIPWKHAAKQDYSLNEDAALFKAWAVYKGKYREGRDKADPTTWKTRLRCAFNKSTDFKEVPERSQLDVSEPYKVYHIQAEPETGRDSESPPPESRVIIQTSRSSVPLRNIVTHHPQFGCNSESEARDGRVNSREGLAGDHVYYWSNTGTPQRDGSAPLSIVVPTPQISDLRVRVCLFYQGQLVVDVTTSTPDGCFLLQGQVPLGNERIYGPCTAQQVPFPPPGVIPLPPGIAEAMGRLLPHLERGVLVWVAPDGVFIKRFCQGRVYWSGPLAQHTDRPNKLDRERTCKLLDTPIFLKELQDYIQGAGPKPRYEIDLCFGEEFPDASQLKTRKLIIAQVVPLFAVNLLHRCPRMGTEGRPRLHTHNTMGEEGQGQPHPLPQR; from the exons ATGGAGGAGCCGGTCAAGAAAATGCGTTTGAGAGAGTGGCTGATAGCGCAGATAGACAGTGGAAAGTATGCAGGGCTCACCTGGGAGAACGAAGACAAAACTATGTTCAGGATCCCATGGAAACACGCGGCAAAACAGGACTATAGTCTGAACGAAGATGCAGCACTATTCAAG GCGTGGGCAGTGTATAAGGGGAAGTATCGGGAGGGGAGAGACAAGGCAGATCCCACCACCTGGAAGACTCGTCTCCGCTGTGCCTTCAACAAGAGCACAGACTTCAAAGAAGTCCCAGAGCGCAGCCAATTAGATGTATCCGAGCCCTACAAGGTCTACCACATCCAGGCAGagccagagacaggcagagactcAG AATCTCCTCCGCCTGAGAGTAGGGTGATCATCCAGACCAGCCGCTCCAGTGTTCCACTGAGGAACATTGTCACACACCATCCACAG TTTGGCTGCAATAGTGAATCAGAGGCCAGGGATGGAAGGGTCAACTCCAGAG AGGGCTTGGCAGGGGACCATGTGTACTACTGGTCCAACACAGGGACTCCTCAGAGGGAcggctctgctcctctctccatagTCGTCCCTACACCACAGATCTCTG acttGCGTGTGCGGGTGTGTCTGTTCTACCAGGGCCAGCTAGTAGTGGATGTGACCACCAGCACCCCAGACGGCTGTTTCCTCCTGCAGGGTCAGGTGCCCCTGGGGAACGAGAGGATCTATGGACCCTGCACAGCCCAACAGGTCCCCTTCCCCCCTCCAGGGGTCATCCCTCTGCCCCCGGGCATCGCTGAGGCCATGGGCCGCCTGCTGCCCCACCTGGAGAGGGGCGTCCTGGTGTGGGTTGCTCCAGACGGGGTGTTTATCAAGAGGTTCTGCCAGGGCAGGGTGTACTGGAGTGGCCCTCTGgcccaacacacagacaggccCAACAAACTGGACAGGGAGAGGACCTGCAAGCTGCTGGACACACCTATATTTCTGAAGG AGCTCCAGGACTATATCCAGGGGGCGGGACCCAAACCTCGCTATGAGATTGACCTCTGCTTTGGGGAGGAGTTTCCTGATGCCAGCCAACTGAAAACCAGGAAACTGATCATTGCACAG GTGGTGCCCCTGTTTGCTGTCAACCTACTGCATAGGTGCCCGAGGATGGGGACAGAGGGGAGACCACgccttcacacacacaacaccatgggGGAAGAGGGACAGGGTCAGCCACACCCCCTGCCCCAGCGGTAA